A single Cyprinus carpio isolate SPL01 chromosome A20, ASM1834038v1, whole genome shotgun sequence DNA region contains:
- the LOC122134043 gene encoding low-density lipoprotein receptor-related protein 11-like isoform X2, with the protein MFPSAHHIQRALICSVLLCMTTAVMTRSSSTSDLKSKISGVEELLEEFRKQLQQDESDSREDEEDGDRCINGFNAAEERIIRASASIEQGAAFLSAPQRVFSWRDCAHACCSHPHCTSAIIQEDLKAPDDSLRCYLFNCTYRGRDVCSFSFQPGFSTYSRVNNSSRPREPGRGSTATESPSTSTGRPLYGIDEDESVMRGLDEPPRSDAGQDLVVQLPTDWAVLDGRDSTDDHDIIHYEWALVKGDPSVKMKVTHPGLLKLSGLREGIYTFELTVTDMAGQKSSDNVSVSVLAPAPNAEVCTGHCSRYQFMCDDGCCIDIGYACDGKQHCPDRSDEDFCQNFDSGHKSNPPSKHGPDIQTEAEAQMPTQIQLHDLPKPKQHQHYGFISQDPCAVPPVVGPCTGVFPRWYYDSITGVCQHFQYGGCKGNHNNFLQKSDCENECIQKPLTKPQGTATPLPSVKTYTSPIASVHKEKLQNPLTESQSSLPSSKLHLVLEGHPPPESGAILPLALGLIISILLLLMVGCRLWFVRRRLKKALPLTTEESDYLINGMYL; encoded by the exons ATGTTTCCTTCGGCGCATCATATCCAGCGAGCGCTCATCTGTTCTGTTCTTCTCTGTATGACGACGGCGGTCATGACTCGATCCTCCTCAACATCTGATCTTAAGTCTAAAATATCTGGTGTGGAGGAACTGCTGGAGGAGTTCCGTAAACAGTTACAGCAGGATGAGTCGGACTCgagggaggatgaggaggatggtGACCGCTGTATCAATGGCTTCAACGCGGCGGAGGAGCGTATCATCCGCGCCAGCGCGTCCATCGAGCAGGGCGCCGCGTTCTTGTCCGCCCCGCAGAGGGTGTTTAGCTGGAGGGACTGCGCGCACGCCTGCTGCTCTCACCCGCACTGCACATCCGCTATCATCCAGGAGGACCTCAAGGCGCCGGACGACAGTTTACGCTGTTATTTGTTCAACTGCACGTACAGGGGCAGGGATGTGTGCTCGTTTTCCTTTCAGCCGGGATTCAGCACCTACAGTCGGGTGAACAACAGCTCTAGACCCCGTGAGCCCGGGCGGGGTTCTACTGCCACTGAGAGTCCGAGCACTTCAACCGGGAGACCTCTATATGGGATCGATGAGGACGAGTCAGTAATGCGGG GTTTGGATGAGCCGCCTCGCAGTGATGCAGGCCAGGACTTGGTGGTCCAGCTGCCAACAGACTGGGCTGTGCTAGACGGCAGAGACAGCACTGATGATCATGACATCATACATTATGAATGGGCTCTTGTGAAAGGAGACCCCTCCGTTAAAATGAAG GTGACTCATCCAGGCCTGCTGAAACTCAGTGGTCTTAGAGAAGGAATTTATACCTTTGAGCTGACCGTTACCGACATGGCGGGACAGAAGAGCTCTGACAATGTGTCTGTCAGTGTGCTCGCCCCTGCACCAAATGCAGAAG TGTGTACAGGTCACTGTTCTCGATATCAGTTCATGTGTGATGATGGCTGCTGTATAGACATTGGTTATGCCTGCGATGGAAAGCAACACTGCCCTGACCGATCAGATGAAGATTTCTGCCAAAATT TTGATAGTGGTCATAAGTCCAACCCCCCCTCTAAACATGGACCAGATATACAAACTGAAGCAGAAGCCCAGATGCCCACACAAATACAGCTACATGATTTACCTAAACCCAAACAACATCAACATTACGGCTTCATTTCCCAAG atcccTGTGCAGTGCCCCCAGTGGTTGGCCCGTGTACAGGCGTCTTCCCACGCTGGTATTATGACTCTATAACAGGAGTTTGCCAGCACTTCCAGTATGGCGGCTGCAAAGGAAACCACAACAACTTCCTCCAGAAGTCTGACTGTGAAAATGAATGCATTCAGAAACCAT TAACAAAACCTCAGGGCACTGCAACTCCATTACCCAGTGTGAAAACATACACAT CTCCCATTGCTTCTGTCCATAAGGAAAAACTGCAAAATCCTCTCACAGAGTCTCAGAGTTCACTGCCATCATCTAAACTACATCTTGTACTGGAAGGACACCCACctcctgaatcag GTGCAATCTTACCACTGGCTTTGGGTCTGATCATCAGCATTCTGCTGTTACTGATGGTGGGCTGCAGGCTCTGGTTTGTGCGTCGCAGACTGAAGAAAGCTTTGCCTCTCACCACAGAAGAGTCTGATTACCTCATCAATGGCATGTATCTGTAG
- the LOC122134043 gene encoding low-density lipoprotein receptor-related protein 11-like isoform X1, with product MFPSAHHIQRALICSVLLCMTTAVMTRSSSTSDLKSKISGVEELLEEFRKQLQQDESDSREDEEDGDRCINGFNAAEERIIRASASIEQGAAFLSAPQRVFSWRDCAHACCSHPHCTSAIIQEDLKAPDDSLRCYLFNCTYRGRDVCSFSFQPGFSTYSRVNNSSRPREPGRGSTATESPSTSTGRPLYGIDEDESVMRGLDEPPRSDAGQDLVVQLPTDWAVLDGRDSTDDHDIIHYEWALVKGDPSVKMKVTHPGLLKLSGLREGIYTFELTVTDMAGQKSSDNVSVSVLAPAPNAEVCTGHCSRYQFMCDDGCCIDIGYACDGKQHCPDRSDEDFCQNFDSGHKSNPPSKHGPDIQTEAEAQMPTQIQLHDLPKPKQHQHYGFISQDPCAVPPVVGPCTGVFPRWYYDSITGVCQHFQYGGCKGNHNNFLQKSDCENECIQKPSVTKPQGTATPLPSVKTYTSPIASVHKEKLQNPLTESQSSLPSSKLHLVLEGHPPPESGAILPLALGLIISILLLLMVGCRLWFVRRRLKKALPLTTEESDYLINGMYL from the exons ATGTTTCCTTCGGCGCATCATATCCAGCGAGCGCTCATCTGTTCTGTTCTTCTCTGTATGACGACGGCGGTCATGACTCGATCCTCCTCAACATCTGATCTTAAGTCTAAAATATCTGGTGTGGAGGAACTGCTGGAGGAGTTCCGTAAACAGTTACAGCAGGATGAGTCGGACTCgagggaggatgaggaggatggtGACCGCTGTATCAATGGCTTCAACGCGGCGGAGGAGCGTATCATCCGCGCCAGCGCGTCCATCGAGCAGGGCGCCGCGTTCTTGTCCGCCCCGCAGAGGGTGTTTAGCTGGAGGGACTGCGCGCACGCCTGCTGCTCTCACCCGCACTGCACATCCGCTATCATCCAGGAGGACCTCAAGGCGCCGGACGACAGTTTACGCTGTTATTTGTTCAACTGCACGTACAGGGGCAGGGATGTGTGCTCGTTTTCCTTTCAGCCGGGATTCAGCACCTACAGTCGGGTGAACAACAGCTCTAGACCCCGTGAGCCCGGGCGGGGTTCTACTGCCACTGAGAGTCCGAGCACTTCAACCGGGAGACCTCTATATGGGATCGATGAGGACGAGTCAGTAATGCGGG GTTTGGATGAGCCGCCTCGCAGTGATGCAGGCCAGGACTTGGTGGTCCAGCTGCCAACAGACTGGGCTGTGCTAGACGGCAGAGACAGCACTGATGATCATGACATCATACATTATGAATGGGCTCTTGTGAAAGGAGACCCCTCCGTTAAAATGAAG GTGACTCATCCAGGCCTGCTGAAACTCAGTGGTCTTAGAGAAGGAATTTATACCTTTGAGCTGACCGTTACCGACATGGCGGGACAGAAGAGCTCTGACAATGTGTCTGTCAGTGTGCTCGCCCCTGCACCAAATGCAGAAG TGTGTACAGGTCACTGTTCTCGATATCAGTTCATGTGTGATGATGGCTGCTGTATAGACATTGGTTATGCCTGCGATGGAAAGCAACACTGCCCTGACCGATCAGATGAAGATTTCTGCCAAAATT TTGATAGTGGTCATAAGTCCAACCCCCCCTCTAAACATGGACCAGATATACAAACTGAAGCAGAAGCCCAGATGCCCACACAAATACAGCTACATGATTTACCTAAACCCAAACAACATCAACATTACGGCTTCATTTCCCAAG atcccTGTGCAGTGCCCCCAGTGGTTGGCCCGTGTACAGGCGTCTTCCCACGCTGGTATTATGACTCTATAACAGGAGTTTGCCAGCACTTCCAGTATGGCGGCTGCAAAGGAAACCACAACAACTTCCTCCAGAAGTCTGACTGTGAAAATGAATGCATTCAGAAACCAT CAGTAACAAAACCTCAGGGCACTGCAACTCCATTACCCAGTGTGAAAACATACACAT CTCCCATTGCTTCTGTCCATAAGGAAAAACTGCAAAATCCTCTCACAGAGTCTCAGAGTTCACTGCCATCATCTAAACTACATCTTGTACTGGAAGGACACCCACctcctgaatcag GTGCAATCTTACCACTGGCTTTGGGTCTGATCATCAGCATTCTGCTGTTACTGATGGTGGGCTGCAGGCTCTGGTTTGTGCGTCGCAGACTGAAGAAAGCTTTGCCTCTCACCACAGAAGAGTCTGATTACCTCATCAATGGCATGTATCTGTAG